A single window of Rubripirellula lacrimiformis DNA harbors:
- a CDS encoding leucine-rich repeat domain-containing protein, protein MSNRFRNSVLTSVAAVAFCMGWIDDRSTIGAEAQVPADSDSDQAAPLDAEAIQAAVDKLTSRQFLTRQTAFEKLISSGDAAIDALQHAALVEDLETSARCIDALIQIAKNEDSKAAVLAAMKKIADQAESDMSSVAAKQVELLSMTNEELAIRKLESYGERIVRRADTPMLSLTITKEKSIQQLRHFPNLRMVSLSGPMITDNALLQLTDLPSLNTLSIRNTSITSDAFAHLEKSRSLRGLMLDDRVIDESLVASIGKIPALQTLTLQTRIGEIELGYLEKLPKLTTLSLSEVILSQPGVDSLNRLRQIGSISISISDANDEECAHIAKLELPVSLSLKHSLAISVKGWDSIGKSSAQKLSVYRCGFDDDSLQALSANASMESISISKSAITDEGLKHLHGNQSLKSLFLRETSVTRDGADQLLTALPNVRYIHFNGTSMVGGRGTAPAFARPKSRNVSFTNIPPQTHKSAHLRNKIDDSTINTLKAEPRLGTVFAVYDEPTDQELAKLKDLSMTGLVIKSESISSQVLGAFNNHPSIAEVTLRSSKITDQAIDDLLLLPALTRVSLHDSQITDVGIQRLIDGLAQKSQIRWLELSGCEQLTNDAFADLARLNGLQQIFLNDNPGLTSQVFGEVGKVDSISEIRFGGASVDPADIDSISDLALDRIHFANSKLTDDVLRKVAEAFPDLTQIGLSESDVSDDAMKSLAKLAKLEWIFMHGTPVTEVGLQHLSPLQHLKYVYASRSQIGPEAVKQFHQQHPGTNLQLH, encoded by the coding sequence ATGAGCAATCGATTCAGGAATTCTGTTCTGACTTCTGTCGCCGCGGTGGCGTTTTGCATGGGCTGGATCGATGACAGATCGACGATTGGCGCCGAGGCCCAAGTGCCGGCAGACTCCGATTCGGATCAAGCCGCACCGCTTGACGCCGAAGCGATCCAGGCTGCTGTGGACAAGCTGACGAGCCGCCAGTTTCTGACGCGGCAAACTGCATTTGAGAAATTGATTTCCAGCGGTGACGCAGCGATTGACGCACTTCAGCACGCTGCGTTGGTGGAGGATCTAGAAACGAGTGCTCGCTGCATCGACGCTTTGATTCAGATCGCCAAGAACGAGGACTCGAAGGCAGCTGTCTTGGCGGCGATGAAGAAAATCGCTGATCAAGCGGAATCGGACATGTCTTCTGTAGCAGCCAAGCAGGTTGAACTGCTTAGCATGACGAACGAAGAACTGGCAATCAGAAAACTGGAGTCGTATGGCGAGCGAATCGTCCGGCGTGCTGACACTCCCATGCTGTCACTGACGATTACGAAGGAGAAGTCGATTCAACAACTGCGACATTTCCCGAATCTGCGAATGGTCAGCTTGTCTGGGCCTATGATCACCGACAATGCTTTGTTGCAACTGACCGATCTGCCATCGCTGAACACTCTGTCGATCCGAAACACGTCGATCACCAGCGATGCGTTTGCTCACCTAGAAAAATCCCGGTCGCTACGCGGCCTGATGCTCGATGATCGCGTGATCGACGAATCTCTGGTGGCGTCCATCGGCAAAATCCCGGCTCTTCAAACATTGACCCTGCAAACTCGAATCGGTGAAATTGAGCTTGGATACCTCGAGAAACTACCGAAACTGACGACCCTTTCGTTGTCGGAAGTCATTCTCAGTCAGCCCGGTGTCGACTCACTGAATCGATTACGCCAAATTGGGTCAATCTCGATTTCGATCAGCGACGCCAATGATGAAGAGTGCGCTCACATCGCGAAACTCGAGTTGCCGGTTTCGCTTTCACTCAAGCATTCACTCGCGATCTCCGTCAAAGGCTGGGATTCGATCGGAAAATCAAGTGCCCAAAAGCTTAGCGTCTATCGCTGCGGCTTCGACGACGACAGCTTGCAGGCGTTGAGCGCCAATGCGTCGATGGAATCGATCTCGATTTCAAAGTCTGCCATCACCGACGAAGGGCTGAAACACCTACACGGCAACCAGTCGTTGAAATCGCTTTTCCTCCGCGAAACCAGCGTGACGCGGGACGGAGCCGACCAACTACTCACCGCACTGCCGAATGTTCGATACATCCATTTCAACGGCACCAGCATGGTGGGTGGTCGAGGGACTGCTCCTGCGTTTGCCCGACCAAAATCACGCAATGTGAGTTTCACAAACATTCCTCCTCAAACACACAAATCGGCGCACCTTCGCAACAAAATCGACGATAGCACGATCAATACACTCAAAGCCGAACCAAGACTCGGAACCGTATTTGCCGTCTACGATGAGCCTACGGATCAGGAATTGGCGAAGCTGAAAGACCTGTCGATGACAGGCCTGGTGATCAAGTCCGAATCCATCTCTTCACAAGTCCTGGGTGCATTCAACAACCATCCGTCGATCGCCGAAGTCACGCTAAGGTCTTCCAAAATCACTGATCAAGCCATCGACGACCTGCTGTTGCTTCCCGCACTGACCAGGGTATCGCTTCACGACTCGCAGATTACCGATGTAGGGATACAGCGTTTGATCGATGGCCTCGCACAGAAAAGTCAAATCAGATGGCTGGAACTCAGCGGGTGCGAGCAACTGACTAACGATGCGTTCGCCGATCTCGCTCGCCTGAACGGATTGCAGCAGATATTCCTGAACGACAATCCCGGACTCACCAGTCAGGTCTTTGGCGAAGTCGGGAAGGTCGACTCGATTAGCGAAATCCGCTTTGGCGGTGCGAGCGTTGATCCGGCGGACATCGATTCGATTTCAGACTTGGCTCTCGATCGAATTCATTTTGCAAACAGCAAGCTGACCGATGATGTGCTTCGAAAGGTCGCGGAAGCCTTTCCGGATCTGACACAAATCGGACTTAGTGAATCCGACGTCAGTGACGATGCGATGAAATCGTTGGCAAAACTAGCCAAGCTGGAGTGGATTTTTATGCATGGCACTCCGGTGACCGAAGTCGGACTGCAACACCTCAGCCCACTTCAGCATCTCAAATACGTTTATGCCAGCCGCAGTCAGATCGGCCCCGAGGCAGTCAAACAGTTCCACCAACAACATCCTGGAACCAACCTGCAACTGCACTGA
- a CDS encoding pirin-like C-terminal cupin domain-containing protein, translating into MQPLAAGSGDLPDISTFSPMDVWDLYLKAGKRAAMQVPVGRTSVVVAQSGRVSVNGSPMKAVELALLDRDGDMITIDCETESQVLVLTGQTLGEPVVGQGPFVMAIAKKSRTRSRTAKLGKSAISIRRVSRLGQFICISRRMAPSQAAVADTTSECQLVRASTFGESARRAGPIKNVKLKKS; encoded by the coding sequence GTGCAACCACTTGCCGCAGGTTCGGGCGACCTGCCCGACATCAGCACGTTCTCGCCAATGGATGTTTGGGACCTGTATCTGAAAGCTGGCAAGCGTGCCGCAATGCAAGTCCCTGTGGGACGCACGTCGGTCGTGGTCGCTCAATCGGGGCGCGTTTCGGTCAACGGGTCGCCGATGAAAGCAGTCGAGCTTGCCCTGTTGGATCGCGATGGCGACATGATCACGATCGACTGCGAAACGGAGTCGCAAGTGCTGGTCTTAACCGGCCAGACGCTCGGCGAACCCGTCGTCGGCCAAGGCCCATTCGTGATGGCTATCGCGAAGAAATCCAGGACGCGATCCAGGACTGCAAAGCTGGGAAAATCGGCCATCTCCATTCGCCGGGTCAGCCGCCTCGGCCAATTCATTTGCATCAGTCGAAGAATGGCTCCATCGCAGGCCGCTGTCGCTGATACCACTTCAGAATGCCAACTCGTGCGGGCCTCCACATTCGGCGAAAGCGCCAGACGCGCTGGTCCCATCAAGAACGTCAAGCTAAAGAAAAGCTGA
- a CDS encoding tyrosinase family protein, protein MNFLIPTTAALTLAFVASSANAQSRQVVPKIAHLCVHTVATQPPAVIVTASGELPSGGFTDVQLERVMFVTPPQDGYQIYQLTSVPPAGPATTQITTVTATDSWINFEKEAPWLRGVRVLGVGDGVKEARVERRVRRNIRSLDEAEIETLRRGIDAMKSRPASDPTSWAFQANIHGTFTGSNPLFNQCQHGTDHFFSWHRLYLFHFEQILAEASGDPNLTLPYWDWTEDRALPIAFRQPADATNPLFDDSRFINQGALLPLSIVRDDLNDATAQTSFLGRFGFSSQLEGSPHGAIHVQIGGNMGSVPTAANDPIFWLHHCNIDRLWDHWLNLGGGRSNPTSLGFLDQQFPFAAADGTTVSERVGENLYSRQLGYSYDTTPAPAMPATAESPMMVAAVHPAMTHGHTPDANTDAGDADSTLPQGYQSIASTKQPPGINANAAAGSNLSAPLTLKPHRVEVPMTERARLPFNTVAPAAAEKEQLLIQVVGIEFDHSPAFTYAVYLNLPSDVNDVDRQSLYRLGTLDLFGVPKKVPEGATGTAHTHPLTRTFDATATISRLKNLGLWEDGKVEVVLLPVVSAPPPEKADEYQQSLEASAKKSQVRYREIRILAR, encoded by the coding sequence ATGAATTTTCTTATTCCGACCACTGCAGCTTTGACTCTCGCATTCGTTGCTTCAAGTGCGAACGCACAAAGTCGGCAAGTTGTTCCAAAGATTGCTCACCTGTGTGTCCACACCGTCGCGACTCAACCGCCAGCGGTCATCGTCACGGCGTCGGGCGAGTTGCCAAGTGGCGGCTTCACTGACGTTCAATTGGAGCGAGTGATGTTCGTGACTCCGCCACAGGACGGCTATCAGATTTACCAACTGACGTCGGTGCCTCCCGCCGGCCCCGCTACGACACAAATCACAACCGTCACTGCTACCGACTCGTGGATCAACTTCGAAAAGGAAGCACCGTGGCTGCGTGGTGTCCGGGTTTTGGGTGTTGGCGACGGTGTCAAAGAAGCCAGGGTCGAGCGACGCGTACGACGTAACATTCGCAGTTTGGACGAGGCGGAAATCGAGACACTTCGGCGTGGAATCGATGCAATGAAGTCGCGCCCGGCGAGTGATCCAACGAGCTGGGCTTTCCAAGCGAACATTCATGGGACGTTTACAGGAAGCAACCCGCTATTCAACCAATGCCAACACGGAACTGACCATTTCTTCTCCTGGCACCGGCTATACCTGTTTCACTTTGAACAAATATTGGCGGAAGCATCGGGCGACCCGAACCTCACGTTGCCCTACTGGGACTGGACCGAAGACCGAGCGCTGCCGATCGCGTTTCGCCAGCCGGCCGACGCGACGAATCCGCTGTTCGATGACTCGAGATTCATCAACCAAGGTGCATTGTTGCCGCTGTCCATTGTCCGGGACGATTTGAACGATGCGACGGCCCAGACAAGCTTTCTAGGCAGGTTTGGCTTTAGTTCGCAGCTAGAAGGATCTCCACACGGTGCGATTCATGTTCAAATTGGTGGAAACATGGGGTCCGTTCCGACCGCCGCCAATGATCCGATTTTCTGGTTACACCACTGCAACATTGACCGTCTGTGGGACCATTGGCTTAACCTTGGTGGTGGACGCAGCAACCCCACCAGTCTCGGATTTTTGGATCAGCAATTTCCGTTCGCGGCGGCTGACGGAACAACTGTTAGCGAACGAGTTGGAGAAAACCTGTACAGCAGACAGCTTGGCTATTCCTATGACACGACTCCCGCTCCGGCGATGCCAGCAACAGCGGAATCGCCAATGATGGTCGCGGCGGTCCATCCAGCGATGACACACGGTCACACGCCTGACGCGAATACAGACGCGGGTGACGCCGATTCGACTTTGCCCCAAGGTTACCAATCGATCGCTTCCACCAAGCAGCCACCTGGAATCAACGCAAACGCTGCTGCGGGCAGCAATCTTTCAGCACCGTTGACTCTGAAACCACACCGCGTTGAGGTTCCGATGACGGAGCGAGCGCGCTTGCCTTTCAATACGGTCGCGCCGGCGGCAGCCGAGAAAGAGCAACTGCTGATTCAAGTTGTCGGGATTGAGTTCGATCATTCGCCCGCATTCACGTATGCGGTCTATCTCAATTTGCCAAGTGACGTCAATGACGTGGATCGGCAATCGCTATACCGGCTTGGGACGCTTGATTTGTTCGGCGTTCCGAAAAAGGTTCCCGAAGGCGCGACTGGTACCGCACACACGCATCCGTTGACACGTACCTTTGACGCAACCGCAACGATTTCGCGATTGAAGAACCTCGGCCTTTGGGAGGACGGCAAGGTCGAAGTCGTTTTGCTGCCCGTCGTATCAGCACCACCCCCGGAAAAAGCAGACGAGTACCAACAGAGCCTGGAAGCATCCGCCAAGAAATCGCAGGTGCGCTATCGTGAAATCCGGATTCTCGCCAGATGA
- a CDS encoding carboxypeptidase-like regulatory domain-containing protein, translating into MQKINPLLCTALILALASIGCDGGTTYEVVAATGIVLLDNKPIEGVSVTLVPQRGIKGRGGYATSASDGTFTLQSEPEVEGVVPGNYMVLFRKYAMPDGSSVPPGTSAADANLINQLPEIYSHPEKSPIYATIPPTEPGGLSFELSSRPKPGRR; encoded by the coding sequence ATGCAGAAAATAAATCCTCTCCTATGCACTGCGTTAATCTTGGCGCTGGCCAGCATCGGTTGCGACGGCGGTACGACGTATGAAGTCGTTGCGGCAACAGGAATCGTGCTGCTAGACAACAAACCCATCGAGGGTGTCTCGGTGACGCTTGTTCCTCAACGTGGCATCAAGGGACGCGGCGGCTATGCAACCAGCGCCTCTGACGGCACGTTCACGCTGCAATCGGAACCCGAAGTCGAGGGAGTCGTTCCCGGCAACTACATGGTGCTGTTCCGCAAGTATGCGATGCCGGACGGTTCTTCCGTTCCACCAGGCACATCCGCAGCTGACGCGAATCTGATCAACCAATTGCCTGAAATTTATAGCCACCCCGAGAAATCGCCAATTTATGCAACGATCCCGCCGACGGAACCGGGTGGGCTATCGTTTGAACTTAGCTCACGTCCAAAGCCAGGAAGGCGATAG
- a CDS encoding DUF1559 domain-containing protein, whose protein sequence is MQFQQRRQAFTLVELLVVIAIIGVLVGLLLPAVQAAREAARRMSCSNNMKQIGLGLHNYHSAFNKFPYSAGKAGSITSGTAIPGLQNVRNHRGWMGVLPYIEQQSLYESIDASLSTGSYVRDSGQSTLPGPKPGELGNTNDVAVSTAVESFLCPSDPNPTHYATTSSNSYSISPGTTTLEGAFTNYEFSIRRTSSWAPKWSQEDLYTRRMFGMDDSSRMRDLVDGSSNTVAVCETLRGVHDGVPQTWGYTKWVGNGVDLAYSLGINNLLCCAWDANPFQRTRQASRLSAWSTAGSVHPGGAQFTMADGSVRFISESTEITILQHLAYVGDGEVIEDF, encoded by the coding sequence ATGCAATTTCAGCAACGTCGCCAAGCTTTTACACTCGTTGAACTTTTGGTTGTTATCGCCATCATTGGTGTTTTGGTCGGATTGCTGTTGCCTGCGGTTCAAGCAGCACGCGAAGCGGCTCGCCGAATGTCATGTTCAAACAACATGAAGCAAATCGGGCTTGGATTACACAACTACCACAGTGCGTTCAACAAGTTCCCTTATTCAGCGGGTAAAGCGGGATCCATCACTTCGGGAACCGCGATCCCGGGTCTACAAAATGTCCGCAATCACCGTGGATGGATGGGAGTACTGCCTTACATCGAGCAGCAAAGCCTTTACGAAAGTATTGACGCCTCGTTGTCGACGGGGTCCTACGTTCGGGATTCAGGACAAAGCACGCTTCCGGGCCCCAAGCCTGGCGAACTGGGTAACACCAACGACGTAGCCGTCAGCACCGCCGTCGAGTCGTTCTTGTGTCCTTCCGATCCAAATCCAACTCATTACGCGACCACTTCAAGCAACAGCTATTCGATCTCGCCCGGCACAACCACGCTCGAAGGAGCCTTCACGAATTACGAGTTCAGCATTCGCCGAACTTCATCCTGGGCGCCGAAGTGGAGCCAAGAGGATCTGTATACGCGTCGCATGTTTGGCATGGACGATTCGTCTCGCATGCGAGATTTGGTCGATGGTTCCAGCAACACCGTCGCTGTTTGCGAAACGCTGCGCGGAGTGCATGACGGTGTGCCGCAGACATGGGGATACACCAAGTGGGTCGGTAACGGCGTAGATTTGGCCTACAGTCTTGGGATCAATAACTTGCTGTGCTGTGCCTGGGATGCCAACCCCTTCCAGCGAACCCGTCAAGCAAGTCGTCTCAGCGCCTGGTCCACCGCAGGCAGCGTGCATCCCGGCGGTGCTCAGTTCACGATGGCAGACGGTTCGGTTCGGTTCATCAGCGAATCGACGGAAATCACTATCCTGCAACACCTGGCATATGTCGGAGACGGGGAAGTCATCGAAGATTTCTAG
- a CDS encoding FkbM family methyltransferase: MLQKIKLWAKGRMSFLTRRILGPHVKALVVQAGDYRFLIDPEDYGVGHQLRKHGHYGLDELERLRPLVSENSRVLVVGTHVGTLAIPLSAICKSVDAIEANPVTFKLLQANVAINQVQNLFVHNIAASDSNQPLKFLVNRSNSGGSKIVPKNKDFMYYYDKPQEISVEGIPLDEKFAEQEFDLIVMDIEGSEYFALRGMQQILSRASTLVVEFVPHHLRNVSGVTVEEFLDTLTAYDTLTIPTLGKTVGKADFAKVLGQLYRQGKSDDGIIFQQSAGSV, from the coding sequence ATGCTGCAAAAGATCAAGCTGTGGGCAAAAGGCCGAATGAGCTTTCTGACTCGTCGGATTCTCGGGCCCCATGTGAAGGCGTTGGTTGTTCAGGCAGGTGACTACCGCTTCTTGATCGACCCGGAAGATTACGGCGTCGGACATCAATTGCGTAAGCACGGTCACTATGGTTTGGACGAACTTGAACGACTGCGGCCATTGGTCAGCGAAAACTCTCGCGTGTTGGTTGTCGGAACGCACGTAGGGACTCTAGCGATTCCGCTATCCGCGATCTGCAAAAGCGTCGACGCTATCGAAGCAAACCCGGTGACCTTCAAGTTGCTGCAAGCCAATGTCGCCATCAATCAGGTCCAAAACCTGTTTGTCCACAACATTGCAGCCAGCGATTCCAACCAACCCTTGAAATTTCTTGTCAATCGCAGTAATTCGGGTGGCAGCAAGATCGTCCCGAAGAACAAGGATTTCATGTACTACTACGACAAGCCTCAGGAGATTTCAGTCGAAGGGATTCCTCTGGACGAAAAGTTCGCCGAACAGGAATTCGATTTGATCGTCATGGACATCGAAGGTTCCGAATATTTTGCGCTGCGAGGAATGCAACAGATTCTCAGTCGAGCGTCAACGCTGGTGGTTGAGTTCGTGCCCCATCACCTGAGGAACGTCAGCGGTGTGACGGTGGAAGAGTTTCTCGATACGCTGACAGCATACGACACACTGACCATTCCCACCTTGGGGAAGACGGTGGGGAAAGCGGACTTTGCGAAGGTGCTGGGACAGCTTTACCGGCAAGGCAAAAGCGACGACGGCATCATTTTTCAGCAATCGGCAGGCAGCGTTTGA